One region of Hydrogenobaculum sp. Y04AAS1 genomic DNA includes:
- the nadD gene encoding nicotinate (nicotinamide) nucleotide adenylyltransferase — MGIAFFGGSFDPIHIGHILVARDVCELCDVDKIYFMPAFISPFKPKPIASPKQRFEMLKLALEDEPWAFIEDIELKKEEISYTYKSALILKEKYQQPPTFIIGYDAYLTLDKWYRYEDLVKIANFIVVKRGKEDIFINNDIDAIFCNTRTIDISSTEIRERIKHGKSVKYMIPDKVLEFILKEGIYAKS, encoded by the coding sequence ATGGGTATAGCGTTTTTTGGTGGTAGCTTTGACCCGATACATATAGGGCATATACTTGTGGCAAGGGATGTATGCGAGCTTTGTGATGTTGATAAAATATATTTTATGCCAGCTTTTATATCTCCTTTTAAACCAAAACCTATAGCAAGTCCCAAACAGCGGTTTGAAATGTTAAAGCTTGCCTTGGAGGATGAACCTTGGGCTTTTATAGAGGATATAGAACTAAAAAAAGAAGAAATATCTTATACTTATAAAAGTGCTCTAATACTAAAAGAAAAATATCAACAGCCCCCAACCTTCATAATAGGCTACGATGCTTATCTAACGCTTGACAAATGGTATAGGTATGAAGATCTTGTAAAAATTGCAAATTTTATAGTGGTAAAAAGAGGGAAAGAAGATATTTTTATAAACAACGATATAGATGCAATTTTTTGCAACACAAGAACTATAGATATATCCTCTACTGAAATAAGAGAGCGTATAAAGCATGGTAAGAGTGTAAAATATATGATACCAGATAAAGTATTAGAATTTATATTGAAAGAGGGTATTTATGCCAAAAGCTGA
- a CDS encoding DUF72 domain-containing protein: MKNANIHIGISGYYYKDAIGRFYPNGIRPSEFILYYQRFFDSVELNFTFYRYPQKHHIKSILKKAPNLRYSIKLHRSFTHFKNYDKKSLEKFIEDIEPIVSSGRFIALLMQFPPSMHYKEESLEHIEDLIKSLKPIPLAIEFRSKSFNRKDVFELLKENNVSIVNVDAPKKEDALVGPWISTADFNYIRIHGRDEENPYKYIYSIDELKKLKTKIRKIEEYKPTYIFFNNTFGAGAFLNALELKKLYGFDVEIPDKLEAIRNQGIWV, from the coding sequence ATGAAGAATGCTAATATACACATCGGCATAAGTGGATATTATTATAAAGATGCCATAGGAAGATTTTACCCTAACGGCATAAGACCATCTGAGTTTATACTTTATTACCAAAGATTTTTTGATAGCGTTGAGTTAAATTTCACATTTTATAGATATCCACAAAAGCATCATATAAAATCTATACTTAAAAAAGCGCCAAATTTAAGGTATTCAATAAAACTCCATAGAAGCTTTACACATTTTAAAAATTACGATAAAAAAAGCTTGGAGAAGTTTATAGAAGACATAGAACCAATAGTATCTTCTGGGCGTTTTATAGCACTTTTAATGCAGTTTCCACCATCTATGCACTACAAAGAAGAGTCTTTAGAACATATCGAAGATCTTATAAAAAGCTTAAAACCAATACCTTTGGCCATAGAGTTTAGAAGCAAGTCTTTTAATAGAAAAGATGTTTTTGAGCTTTTAAAAGAAAACAACGTTAGCATAGTAAATGTAGATGCTCCCAAAAAAGAAGATGCTTTGGTAGGACCTTGGATTAGCACAGCAGACTTTAACTATATTAGGATACATGGTCGTGACGAAGAAAATCCTTACAAATACATATACAGTATAGACGAGCTTAAAAAACTAAAAACCAAGATAAGAAAAATAGAAGAGTATAAACCCACTTACATATTTTTTAATAACACCTTTGGAGCAGGAGCTTTTTTGAACGCTTTAGAACTTAAAAAGCTTTACGGATTTGATGTGGAAATACCAGACAAGCTTGAAGCTATAAGAAATCAAGGTATATGGGTATAG
- a CDS encoding gluconokinase, translating into MSDLIYHLRENLRGELVQTHSSFVIITDEFVYKIKKPVNFGFLDYSTLEKRLFYSYKELEINKRFCEDVYLGVIPIIKINNTYELSQEDQDEALVVEYAVKMKRVKDELFMINKLNSLKEEDIKNVAKKIAYFHSQSKKMYDFDVYNQMKFNTDENFEQTKEFIGKTIEQEDYEFIKDKVNSFYEKHKDLFYKRQKEGYVIDGHGDIRLEHVVIDKDNICIMDAIEFNDRFRIQDQINDMCFLSMELDLKGYRDFSKIYEDTYKSATKDEDFDIFLNFYKSYRAYVRGKVTSFLLKDPHIENKDSAIQNAKKLFKLSKEYADLIV; encoded by the coding sequence ATGTCTGATTTGATTTATCATCTAAGAGAAAACCTAAGAGGAGAGCTTGTTCAGACTCATAGCTCTTTTGTCATCATCACAGATGAGTTTGTTTATAAAATAAAAAAACCTGTGAACTTTGGATTTTTGGACTATTCAACCTTAGAAAAAAGGCTGTTTTACTCTTACAAAGAGCTTGAGATAAACAAAAGATTCTGCGAAGATGTCTATCTTGGTGTGATACCTATAATAAAAATAAACAACACTTACGAGCTTTCCCAAGAAGACCAAGACGAGGCTTTGGTGGTAGAGTACGCCGTTAAGATGAAAAGGGTAAAAGATGAACTTTTCATGATAAACAAACTAAACTCTTTAAAAGAAGAGGATATAAAAAATGTGGCTAAAAAAATAGCCTATTTTCACTCTCAAAGTAAAAAGATGTATGATTTTGACGTATACAATCAAATGAAGTTTAACACCGATGAGAATTTTGAGCAAACTAAAGAATTTATAGGTAAAACCATAGAACAAGAAGATTACGAGTTTATAAAAGACAAAGTAAATAGCTTTTACGAAAAGCATAAAGACCTTTTTTATAAAAGGCAAAAAGAAGGCTATGTTATAGATGGACACGGAGATATAAGGTTAGAGCATGTGGTAATAGATAAAGACAACATATGTATAATGGATGCTATAGAGTTTAACGATAGGTTTAGGATACAAGATCAGATAAACGATATGTGTTTTTTATCTATGGAGCTTGATCTTAAAGGTTATAGAGATTTTTCAAAAATATATGAAGATACCTATAAAAGCGCTACAAAAGACGAAGATTTTGATATATTTTTAAACTTTTACAAATCTTACAGAGCTTACGTTAGGGGTAAAGTTACATCGTTTTTACTAAAAGACCCACATATAGAAAACAAAGACAGCGCTATCCAAAACGCAAAAAAGCTTTTTAAACTATCAAAAGAGTATGCAGATCTCATTGTATAA
- a CDS encoding 2Fe-2S iron-sulfur cluster-binding protein, translated as METVSIFIDGKEYKAPKGENLLKYMLSVGIEVPYFCYLDRLPALGSCRLCIVLVENQNRVIPSCTLQIQEGLRVSTQAKAVKENQAYLLQAYMTRHPLDCPICDKAGECDLQNYGALYGPQTQIVPVSALEKHREEHDWQSDYLEYYSNRCVVCYRCTRVCDYINKAKALYVEERGFDSNIVPTVRPIDTSSCDMCGMCVDVCPVGAIISKPFKFWSRSWLLKNEETICLNCPTGCNVELEFGVGDWKSKAQVYRTKPGKELDSCAKIFFGYDMLNDNRIKEPIANQNRFPFSEPIEIINKNFKEKPMAVIISPFMTNEEISLALEIAKKASSYVSSVISVDLIPFLKAYKKPIAHLDDITSKTKFVFIGDDISSVATVVSYRINGKVYKTSNKKSRDNKFKPTYIDIEKIHDVIDKDTAILVDVYSFRYEEASKLGNMLNKIDAPVMPIPLQTNALGLYEALKDIPITDIGLILEMIKQGEIKSVLLFGEDLFDYFDKDVVFEAFKNTKLTLVTPFKSDLSLLADTCIPMKLTGEKDGTIHTLRGLKKVSKVLPFPIDDDILKELPKLAGIGNSFSYKEGMFKTDYKKDISVYNSSWILEYSKLLQDLDAKNKELKAEINV; from the coding sequence ATGGAAACAGTTAGCATATTTATAGACGGCAAAGAATATAAAGCTCCAAAAGGAGAAAATTTATTAAAATACATGCTTTCTGTGGGTATAGAAGTTCCTTATTTTTGCTATCTTGATAGATTACCAGCGCTTGGTTCTTGTAGGCTTTGTATAGTGCTTGTAGAAAATCAAAACCGCGTTATACCATCTTGCACGCTTCAAATACAAGAAGGCCTTAGAGTCAGCACCCAAGCAAAAGCTGTAAAAGAAAATCAGGCCTACTTGTTGCAAGCTTATATGACAAGACATCCTCTTGACTGTCCAATATGCGATAAAGCCGGTGAATGCGATCTACAAAATTACGGAGCTCTTTATGGACCACAAACTCAGATAGTACCAGTATCAGCTTTAGAAAAGCACAGAGAAGAACACGATTGGCAAAGTGATTACTTGGAGTACTATTCAAATAGATGCGTTGTGTGCTACAGATGTACAAGGGTGTGTGATTATATAAACAAAGCAAAAGCCCTTTATGTAGAAGAAAGAGGGTTTGATTCAAACATAGTCCCAACAGTAAGACCCATTGATACATCATCTTGTGATATGTGTGGTATGTGCGTGGATGTATGCCCAGTGGGTGCTATCATATCAAAACCTTTTAAGTTTTGGTCAAGAAGCTGGCTTTTAAAAAATGAAGAGACCATATGTCTCAATTGCCCCACCGGATGCAATGTAGAGCTTGAGTTTGGTGTAGGAGATTGGAAGTCAAAAGCTCAAGTTTATAGGACAAAACCAGGAAAAGAACTTGATAGCTGCGCAAAGATATTTTTTGGATACGACATGTTAAACGACAACAGAATAAAAGAACCCATCGCTAATCAAAACAGATTTCCCTTCTCAGAGCCAATAGAGATAATAAACAAAAACTTCAAAGAAAAACCTATGGCAGTCATAATATCTCCTTTTATGACCAACGAAGAGATAAGTTTAGCTTTAGAGATAGCTAAAAAAGCAAGCTCTTACGTATCTTCTGTAATTAGTGTTGATTTAATTCCATTTTTAAAAGCCTACAAAAAACCAATAGCTCATCTTGATGATATTACATCAAAAACCAAATTTGTATTTATAGGAGATGATATAAGTTCAGTTGCCACTGTGGTAAGTTATAGGATAAACGGCAAAGTCTATAAGACATCCAATAAAAAATCAAGGGATAACAAATTTAAACCAACTTACATAGACATAGAAAAAATCCATGATGTAATAGACAAGGATACAGCTATATTAGTAGATGTTTATAGCTTCAGATATGAAGAAGCATCAAAACTTGGGAATATGCTTAACAAAATAGATGCCCCAGTTATGCCAATACCTTTACAAACAAACGCACTTGGTCTTTACGAAGCTTTAAAAGATATACCGATAACAGATATAGGCCTCATATTAGAAATGATTAAACAAGGTGAGATAAAATCAGTGCTGCTGTTTGGTGAAGATTTATTTGATTATTTTGATAAAGATGTTGTATTTGAGGCTTTTAAAAACACAAAACTAACCCTTGTAACACCTTTCAAGAGCGATCTTTCTCTTTTAGCAGATACCTGTATACCGATGAAGCTCACCGGTGAAAAAGATGGTACTATCCATACGTTGAGAGGCTTAAAAAAAGTTTCAAAAGTCTTACCTTTCCCAATAGACGACGACATACTAAAAGAGCTTCCAAAGTTAGCAGGCATAGGAAATTCCTTCTCTTACAAAGAAGGGATGTTTAAAACCGATTACAAAAAAGATATATCAGTTTACAACAGCTCTTGGATATTAGAATACAGCAAACTATTGCAAGATCTTGATGCTAAAAATAAAGAACTGAAGGCGGAGATAAATGTCTGA
- the pyrF gene encoding orotidine-5'-phosphate decarboxylase: protein MPKLALAIDDKSSLSILKELESLPVVVKIGPIVFLEEGFSLLKALKQDNFEVFLDLKFHDIPNTVLKSVEVCAKNNIDYLTVHTLGGKEMLSPLKDIKGNTNIIGVTILTSHDSSYLEFLGSRYSLEEMVLNLAGVANECGLDGVVCSGFEAFSIKNKFPNLKTIIPGVRLDKDKKDDQKRVVSLQEVVGIADIIVMGRSIFNSPNPKETIFSILNMLGGNYGNS from the coding sequence ATGCCTAAGCTAGCGCTAGCCATAGACGACAAAAGCTCTTTGAGCATCTTGAAAGAATTAGAGAGCCTTCCAGTAGTTGTAAAAATAGGTCCCATAGTATTTTTAGAAGAGGGCTTTTCTTTATTAAAAGCCCTAAAACAAGATAATTTTGAGGTGTTTTTGGATCTAAAGTTTCACGATATACCAAATACTGTTTTAAAATCAGTTGAAGTTTGTGCTAAAAACAACATAGATTATCTTACCGTACATACGCTTGGTGGAAAAGAAATGCTTAGTCCTTTGAAAGATATAAAAGGAAATACAAATATAATAGGGGTTACAATACTAACATCTCATGATTCATCTTATTTGGAGTTCTTAGGTTCTAGGTATAGTTTAGAAGAGATGGTTTTAAATCTTGCTGGTGTTGCTAATGAGTGCGGTTTAGATGGTGTTGTATGTTCTGGTTTTGAGGCTTTTAGTATAAAAAATAAATTTCCAAACTTAAAAACCATTATACCAGGAGTAAGGCTTGATAAAGACAAAAAAGACGATCAAAAAAGGGTAGTAAGCTTACAAGAAGTCGTTGGGATAGCGGATATAATTGTTATGGGAAGGAGTATATTTAATAGCCCCAATCCAAAAGAAACAATTTTTAGTATATTAAATATGTTAGGAGGTAATTATGGAAACAGTTAG
- a CDS encoding DUF86 domain-containing protein, with the protein MKTKGFNISLIVQSFINLEKAYKDILKNLKLPKESFVQNKLVIDKVRTDFNIAFESAMRPCRHISQVLNIKTTKHCLYELSESLGFPFAKDMKDLSEFYVNYRDLKKDIDPSCLYDFLNTHIKLFRDFAEQIINYIKNTTKNYLLIDYDFLNEKAKHIKDAVEKLRFVLSKDEAEFLSKPMYFDRAKYFYQVAYDALFDICRHLAPKFKLKNPSDDCLVVMAQANLIENPNAAYDMMRLKNKLITTWDVDHKEFYETLKKLLPYFETYIKELSASVKELVKNA; encoded by the coding sequence ATGAAAACCAAAGGCTTTAATATATCGCTTATAGTACAAAGCTTTATAAACCTTGAAAAAGCCTATAAAGATATATTAAAAAATCTAAAACTCCCAAAAGAATCTTTTGTACAAAATAAACTTGTAATAGACAAAGTAAGAACAGATTTCAACATAGCCTTTGAATCTGCAATGAGACCATGTAGACACATATCCCAAGTGTTAAATATAAAAACTACAAAACACTGTCTTTACGAGCTTTCTGAAAGCTTAGGATTTCCTTTTGCCAAAGATATGAAAGATCTATCAGAATTCTACGTAAATTATAGAGATTTAAAAAAGGATATAGATCCGTCTTGCCTATACGATTTCCTTAATACCCACATAAAACTTTTTAGAGATTTTGCAGAACAAATTATAAACTACATAAAAAATACCACAAAAAATTACCTTCTTATAGATTACGATTTTCTAAATGAAAAAGCAAAACATATAAAAGATGCCGTTGAAAAACTAAGGTTTGTACTATCAAAAGACGAAGCAGAGTTTTTATCAAAACCAATGTATTTTGATAGGGCAAAATACTTCTATCAAGTAGCCTACGATGCTTTGTTTGATATATGTAGGCACTTAGCACCTAAGTTTAAACTAAAAAATCCCTCTGACGATTGTCTTGTGGTGATGGCTCAGGCAAACCTCATCGAAAATCCCAATGCAGCTTACGATATGATGAGACTCAAAAATAAGCTTATCACCACGTGGGATGTTGATCACAAAGAGTTTTATGAAACTTTAAAAAAGCTGTTACCTTATTTTGAAACATATATAAAAGAACTATCAGCCTCTGTAAAAGAGCTTGTAAAAAATGCCTAA
- the mnmG gene encoding tRNA uridine-5-carboxymethylaminomethyl(34) synthesis enzyme MnmG — protein sequence MKFDVVVVGAGHAGIEAAIAASKLCDSVGLFTINIDNIGQMSCNPAIGGIAKSIVVREIDILGGEMAKAIDATGIQFKMLNRRKGEAVWAPRAQADKLKYKEYMKKALMNIPNLYLVQDEVIDILVKDNEVIGVKTKLGIEYQCKAVVVTTGTFLNGKIFIGDKVFPGGRAWEPPSTTLDEFYKRFGFTLKRFKTGTPARLDKRTINFDELEPAPGDEPAPKFSLFSDPRGSYWFEPNKKQINCYITYTNPKTHEIIRKNLHRTALYGGLIKGVGPRYCPSIEDKVVKFESKAQHQIFLEPEGEDTIEIYPNGLSTSLPEDIQQEMYRTIKGLENVVLIRPAYAIEYDIVDPLELYPTLETKKINGLFHAGNFNGTTGYEEAAGQGILAGINAGLRANNKEPIILPRSISYIGLMAEDLATKEIVEPYRLFTSRSEYRLSVRQDNAPERLLELSHNLGLLNEEDYKLAKELLNGINYYVDYYKSQKTVINLGENPKPYTLSQIIAIEGIDKLKEFGFDVPQNPYIKDETEIILKYEYYIEKEKKLNEKLKMFEHIKLPPDMDYENVKGLTKEAIEKLKKLKPATIAQAKNIDGITPASISAILIHMGILG from the coding sequence ATGAAATTTGATGTGGTAGTTGTAGGGGCAGGACATGCCGGTATAGAAGCAGCTATAGCCGCTTCAAAGCTATGCGATAGTGTTGGGCTTTTTACAATAAACATAGATAACATAGGACAGATGTCTTGCAACCCAGCCATAGGTGGTATAGCAAAAAGCATCGTAGTAAGAGAGATAGATATACTAGGCGGTGAAATGGCAAAAGCCATAGACGCTACAGGTATACAATTTAAGATGCTAAACAGAAGAAAAGGTGAAGCTGTATGGGCACCAAGAGCTCAAGCAGACAAGCTAAAATACAAAGAATATATGAAAAAAGCCCTTATGAACATACCAAACTTATACCTTGTACAAGATGAAGTAATAGATATACTTGTAAAAGATAATGAAGTAATTGGAGTAAAAACAAAACTTGGCATAGAATATCAGTGTAAAGCTGTAGTGGTAACCACAGGCACATTTTTAAACGGAAAGATATTTATAGGTGATAAAGTTTTCCCAGGCGGTAGAGCTTGGGAACCACCATCTACGACGCTTGATGAGTTTTATAAAAGATTTGGATTTACGCTAAAAAGGTTTAAAACAGGGACACCTGCAAGACTTGATAAAAGAACAATAAATTTTGATGAGCTAGAACCGGCGCCAGGAGATGAACCAGCACCCAAATTTTCATTGTTTTCAGACCCAAGAGGAAGCTATTGGTTTGAGCCAAATAAAAAGCAAATAAATTGCTATATTACCTATACAAACCCAAAAACCCATGAGATAATAAGAAAAAATCTACACAGAACGGCTCTTTACGGTGGTCTTATAAAAGGTGTTGGTCCTAGATATTGCCCATCTATAGAAGATAAGGTTGTAAAGTTTGAATCAAAAGCCCAACATCAGATATTTTTAGAACCAGAAGGAGAAGATACAATAGAAATATACCCAAACGGGCTTTCTACATCCTTACCAGAAGACATACAGCAAGAGATGTATAGGACTATAAAAGGGCTTGAAAACGTAGTGCTTATAAGACCAGCTTACGCCATAGAATACGATATAGTGGATCCTTTGGAGCTATATCCAACGCTTGAAACTAAGAAGATTAATGGACTGTTCCACGCTGGAAACTTCAACGGCACCACAGGCTATGAAGAAGCCGCAGGACAAGGAATATTAGCAGGTATAAACGCCGGCTTAAGGGCAAACAACAAAGAACCTATAATATTACCAAGGTCTATCAGCTATATAGGACTTATGGCAGAGGACTTGGCTACAAAGGAAATAGTAGAACCTTATAGGCTTTTTACATCAAGATCCGAATATAGATTATCGGTAAGACAAGACAATGCACCAGAGAGACTTTTAGAGCTATCTCACAACCTTGGGCTTTTAAATGAAGAAGATTACAAACTTGCCAAAGAGCTTTTAAACGGAATAAACTATTATGTTGATTATTATAAAAGCCAAAAAACCGTTATAAATTTGGGTGAAAACCCAAAACCCTATACTTTATCTCAAATAATAGCGATAGAAGGCATTGATAAATTAAAAGAATTTGGCTTTGATGTACCTCAAAACCCTTATATAAAAGATGAAACAGAAATAATATTAAAATACGAATATTACATAGAAAAAGAAAAGAAATTAAACGAAAAACTTAAAATGTTTGAACATATAAAATTACCACCAGATATGGATTATGAAAACGTAAAAGGTCTTACCAAAGAAGCTATAGAAAAACTAAAAAAACTTAAACCAGCCACCATAGCCCAAGCAAAAAATATAGATGGTATCACACCAGCCTCCATAAGCGCAATACTAATACATATGGGCATTTTAGGCTAA
- a CDS encoding thioredoxin fold domain-containing protein, whose product MRKFLKTSLFIIGIGLLINSCSKQNGVNEYLKSNSSKNVPIVSLIPSKDYEMLIIESSDCPYCHKLQHDITTNQELIKALKNVEVASVLADDTSKLYKLVINNHKLIGTGEDITADLGVNAYPNIFFLNKEGKVILNVPGYVKPKTMACVINFITTKSYKKEDINSYIKANHCLS is encoded by the coding sequence ATGAGAAAGTTTTTAAAAACATCTCTTTTTATCATAGGTATAGGGCTTTTAATAAATTCTTGCTCTAAGCAAAACGGCGTAAATGAATATCTAAAATCAAACTCCAGCAAAAATGTACCAATAGTGAGTTTGATACCTTCAAAAGACTATGAGATGCTTATAATAGAAAGTAGCGATTGTCCATACTGTCATAAACTCCAACACGATATCACCACAAACCAAGAGCTTATAAAAGCTTTAAAAAACGTTGAAGTAGCATCAGTTTTGGCAGATGATACTTCAAAACTTTACAAACTAGTTATAAACAACCATAAACTTATTGGCACTGGAGAAGATATAACCGCTGACCTTGGAGTAAACGCTTATCCAAATATATTTTTCTTAAACAAAGAAGGTAAGGTTATATTAAATGTACCTGGCTATGTAAAACCAAAGACAATGGCCTGTGTTATAAACTTTATCACTACTAAAAGCTATAAAAAAGAAGATATAAACTCATACATAAAAGCCAACCACTGTTTATCTTAA
- a CDS encoding pyridoxal phosphate-dependent aminotransferase, whose product MLADRVETLKPSPTLAVSAKANELKAKGIDIISFGAGEPDIDTPDFVKEACIKALKEGKTKYTPSSGIPLLREALSQKLKNENNVAYSPSEIVVSTGAKMVLFLIFMAILNEGDEVIVPSPYWVTYPEQIRLFGGIPVFAELQEDNNFELTLDILKRYVSPRTKAVIINSPSNPTGAVISEENLQKIVEFCIERNIFIISDECYEHFVYDGAYMVSPASFSKEARQITFTVNAFSKTFSMTGWRVGYVACPSSYAKIIADLNSQSVSNVTSFAQWGALEALKNDNSKAFIENMKNTFSKRRAHLISILENYHIPYSKPKGAFYMFIDLTKYKNNFKDDIEMSSYILEKGNVALVPGSSFGKDFWARLSYCVSEDTLSEGVKRINEALRSL is encoded by the coding sequence ATGCTTGCAGATAGAGTTGAAACATTAAAACCGTCGCCCACTTTGGCAGTTAGCGCTAAAGCTAACGAGCTAAAAGCAAAAGGTATAGATATAATAAGCTTTGGAGCAGGTGAACCAGATATAGATACACCTGATTTTGTCAAAGAAGCTTGCATAAAAGCTCTAAAAGAAGGTAAAACCAAATATACACCATCCTCTGGTATTCCGCTTTTAAGAGAAGCACTATCACAAAAACTAAAAAACGAAAACAACGTGGCGTATAGCCCTTCTGAGATAGTGGTATCCACTGGAGCTAAGATGGTTTTATTTCTTATATTTATGGCTATATTAAACGAAGGAGATGAGGTTATCGTACCTTCACCTTATTGGGTAACATATCCAGAACAGATAAGGCTATTCGGTGGAATACCTGTGTTTGCAGAGCTTCAAGAGGATAACAATTTTGAACTAACGCTTGACATACTAAAAAGATACGTAAGTCCAAGAACCAAAGCCGTTATAATAAACTCACCCTCAAACCCCACAGGTGCTGTTATATCAGAAGAAAACCTTCAAAAGATTGTGGAATTTTGCATAGAAAGGAATATATTTATTATATCCGATGAATGTTATGAACACTTTGTATACGACGGGGCTTATATGGTAAGTCCAGCGTCTTTTAGCAAAGAAGCAAGACAAATAACGTTTACAGTAAACGCTTTTTCCAAAACCTTTTCCATGACAGGCTGGAGAGTAGGATATGTAGCTTGCCCTTCTTCTTATGCAAAAATCATAGCTGATTTAAACAGTCAAAGTGTATCAAACGTCACAAGCTTTGCCCAATGGGGTGCTTTAGAAGCTTTGAAAAACGACAATTCAAAAGCTTTTATAGAAAATATGAAAAATACGTTTTCAAAAAGAAGAGCACATCTTATAAGTATTTTAGAAAACTATCATATACCTTATTCAAAACCAAAGGGCGCTTTTTATATGTTTATAGATTTAACAAAGTATAAAAACAATTTCAAAGACGATATAGAAATGAGCTCTTATATTTTAGAAAAAGGTAACGTAGCTTTAGTGCCTGGTTCTTCCTTTGGAAAAGACTTTTGGGCAAGGCTATCTTACTGCGTATCAGAAGACACCTTATCAGAAGGTGTAAAACGTATAAACGAGGCTTTAAGAAGTTTATGA
- the sfsA gene encoding DNA/RNA nuclease SfsA, whose translation MQFDLKECIVLERLNRFVAKVIVDNKEILVHIRNTGRLPELLVKGAKGLLEKKEGGKYNWHLKAVNKHGHWVYIDSLLAPKLFLDFIKKENLFDIKSLKLEPKYGDNHKFDILINNEVLIETKSVNLVKDEIAMFPDAPSERGTKHIELLKNIHITKEYKPMIVFVVQRPDAKAFKPNEETDPNFSEALKQAKEMGLDILCFDCYTSENEIFIKGQMPKVF comes from the coding sequence ATGCAATTTGACCTCAAAGAGTGCATAGTCTTAGAAAGACTAAACAGGTTTGTAGCAAAAGTTATCGTTGACAACAAAGAAATTCTTGTTCATATTAGAAACACTGGAAGACTTCCAGAGCTTTTGGTAAAAGGAGCAAAGGGTCTTTTGGAGAAAAAAGAAGGTGGCAAATACAACTGGCATTTAAAGGCTGTGAACAAACACGGACATTGGGTTTATATCGACTCTTTGCTGGCTCCTAAATTGTTTTTGGATTTTATAAAAAAAGAGAATTTGTTTGATATTAAAAGCCTAAAACTAGAACCAAAATATGGTGATAATCATAAGTTTGATATACTAATAAACAACGAGGTTCTCATAGAAACAAAGTCTGTAAACCTTGTAAAAGATGAAATAGCCATGTTTCCAGATGCGCCATCAGAGCGTGGCACAAAACATATTGAGCTTTTAAAAAATATACACATCACAAAAGAATATAAACCTATGATAGTGTTTGTGGTACAAAGACCAGATGCAAAAGCCTTCAAACCAAACGAAGAAACAGATCCAAACTTCTCAGAAGCTCTAAAACAAGCCAAAGAAATGGGTTTAGACATACTTTGTTTTGATTGTTATACCTCAGAGAATGAAATTTTTATAAAAGGCCAGATGCCAAAGGTTTTTTGA